A genomic segment from Mus musculus strain C57BL/6J chromosome 13, GRCm38.p6 C57BL/6J encodes:
- the Gpx8 gene encoding probable glutathione peroxidase 8: MEPFAAYPLKCSGPKAKIFAVLLSMVLCTVMLFLLQLKFLKPRTNSFYSFEVKDAKGRTVSLEKFKGKASLVVNVASDCRFTDKSYQTLRELHKEFGPYHFNVLAFPCNQFGESEPKSSKEVESFARQNYGVTFPIFHKIKILGPEAEPAFRFIVDSSKKEPRWNFWKYLVNPEGQVVKFWRPEEPLEAIRPHVSQMIGQIILKKKEDL, translated from the exons ATGGAGCCTTTCGCTGCCTACCCATTAAAATGTTCCGGGCCCAAAGCAAAGATATTTGCAGTTTTGCTCTCTATGGTTCTGTGCACCGTGATGCTTTTTCTCCTTCAGTTAAAATTCCTGAAGCCGAGAACCAACAGCTTCTACTCCTTTGAAGTAAAGGATGCCAAAGGAAGGACCGTGTCTCTGGAAAAGTTCAAAGGCAAA GCTTCCCTGGTTGTAAACGTGGCTAGTGACTGCCGCTTCACAGACAAGAGTTACCAGACTCTCAGGGAGCTACACAAGGAGTTCGGGCCCTATCACTTCAACGTCCTGGCTTTTCCGTGCAATCAGTTTGGAGAATCGGAGCCCAAGTCCAGCAAGGAGGTAGAATCTTTTGCGAGACAGAACTACGGAGTCACATTCCCCATCTTCCACAAGATTAAGATTTTAGGGCCGGAAGCAGAACCTGCGTTTAGATTTATTGTTG ATTCTTCCAAGAAGGAGCCAAGGTGGAATTTTTGGAAGTATCTGGTCAACCCTGAGGGACAAGTCGTGAagttctggaggccagaagaaccCCTTGAAGCCATCAGACCTCATGTATCACAAATGATTGGGCaaattattcttaaaaagaaagaggatCTATGA
- the Gpx8 gene encoding probable glutathione peroxidase 8 isoform X1: protein MEPFAAYPLKCSGPKAKIFAVLLSMVLCTVMLFLLQLKFLKPRTNSFYSFEVKDAKGRTVSLEKFKGKILPRRSQGGIFGSIWSTLRDKS, encoded by the exons ATGGAGCCTTTCGCTGCCTACCCATTAAAATGTTCCGGGCCCAAAGCAAAGATATTTGCAGTTTTGCTCTCTATGGTTCTGTGCACCGTGATGCTTTTTCTCCTTCAGTTAAAATTCCTGAAGCCGAGAACCAACAGCTTCTACTCCTTTGAAGTAAAGGATGCCAAAGGAAGGACCGTGTCTCTGGAAAAGTTCAAAGGCAAA ATTCTTCCAAGAAGGAGCCAAGGTGGAATTTTTGGAAGTATCTGGTCAACCCTGAGGGACAAGTCGTGA
- the Cdc20b gene encoding cell division cycle protein 20 homolog B isoform X7, with protein MFFPTQPLECWDSQELDSVAVTYSSFKSNFVKRLSAEIPVASSPITTRWQLSPARDPESSSSVEEGPPSHTPESLASGLKITPAADTLTLRSHNKNSPKTLSKGSSEVNNSTLRFCKTPLAGDRGWKENLATKGQRCLNQPFSTQKGAQQIDGKMHLCEESRCVRTGCRFGARDEFYLRRFSGVYHSTCQPEVKIHLTGLRNDYYLNTLDWSSQNLVAVALGTSVYIWNGQNHSWIENIDLSVCCHYVSSVTWMREGSCLAVGTSEGEVQLWDAITKKQLRNLHGHLSVVGALSWNHCTLSSGSRLGRVHHHDVRVAQHRVGTLYHKEAVCSLKWSPDGRLLSSGCNDGLLTIWPHDPGAGVQGLPLKVIPQSTAVKLAFSRTPLPVLLLGTLQAMEWCPWQSEVLAVGGGVKDGCLHVLDINTGKNIQTPSTQSQICSLIWLPKTKEIATGQGAPKNDVALWTCPTLFRSGGFFEKQILTHPHLRTQSVSLCTYGCPETHGILPLKCWN; from the exons ATGTTCTTCCCGACTCAGCCCCTTGAATGCTGGGACTCACAG GAGTTGGACTCGGTCGCCGTGACATACTCCAGCTTCAAGAGCAACTTCGTGAAGAGGCTGTCTGCGGAGATTCCTGTGGCCAGCAGCCCCATCACCACCAGATGGCAGCTAAGCCCAGCCAGGGACCCGGAAAGCTCTTCCTCTGTGGAAGAGGGTCCTCCCTCCCACACCCCTGAATCTCTGGCATCTGGGCTGAAGATAACACCTGCAGCAGACACCCTAACTCTAC GATCCCACAACAAAAATTCACCCAAAACCCTCTCTAAAGGAAGTTCTGAAGTGAATAACTCCACTCTCCGTTTTTGCAAGACACCTCTTGCAGGGGACAGAGGCTGGAAGGAAAATCTTGCCACCAAAGGCCAg AGATGCCTAAACCAGCCATTTTCAACCCAGAAGGGAGCTCAGCAAATCGATGGGAAGATGCATCTCTGTGAGGAGTCCCGGTGTGTCAGGACAG GCTGTAGATTTGGAGCCAGAGATGAATTCTATCTTAGGAGATTCAGCGGTGTCTACCATTCCACATGCCAACCAGAGGTGAAGATTCATCTCACTGGTCTTCGAAATGACTACT ATCTCAATACCCTGGACTGGAGTTCTCAAAATCTCGTTGCTGTAGCCCTCGGAACCTCTGTATACATCTGGAATGGGCAAAACCACAGTTGGATTGAAAATATAGACTTAAGCGTCTGTTGTCATTATGTGTCGTCTGTGACCTGGATGAGAGAGGGATCATGCCTGGCTGTTGGCACCAGCGAGGGAGAAGTGCAG tTATGGGATGCAATCACTAAGAAGCAGCTGAGAAACCTGCATGGTCACTTGTCAGTCGTTGGAGCCCTGAGCTGGAACCACTGCACCCTCAGCAG TGGGTCCAGATTGGGGCGTGTCCACCACCATGATGTTCGGGTGGCCCAGCATCGTGTTGGAACACTTTACCACAAGGAGGCTGTGTGTTCTCTAAAATGGTCACCCGACGGCAGGCTTCTTTCCAGTGGGTGTAATGATGGATTACTGACAATATGGCCCCACGATCCTGGCGCTGGTGTGCAGGGCCTGCCACTGAAAGTCATACCCCAGTCCACGGCGGTTAAG cttgctttctccagGACTCCCCTGCCTGTGTTATTACTTGGAACTTTACAGGCCATGGAGTGGTGTCCCTGGCAATCTGAGGTCCTTGCCGTGGGAGGAGGCGTGAAGGACGGATGCCTGCATGTTTTGGATATAAATACTGGGAAGAACATCCAGACTCCAAGCACACAGTCACAG ATTTGTTCCCTCATCTGGCTACCTAAGACAAAGGAGATTGCGACCGGCCAAGGTGCACCCAAGAATGATGTGGCACTGTGGACCTGCCCCACGCTGTTCAGGTCCGGTGGGTTCTTCG aaaaacaaatcctCACACACCCCCATCTCAGAACACAGAG tgtttctctgtgtacctatGGCTGTCCCGAGACTCACGGaattctgcctcttaagtgctggaattaa
- the Cdc20b gene encoding cell division cycle protein 20 homolog B isoform X4 produces the protein MEWKLQRTARRKIRTEEEMLWENIMRVLANGMKQQRNQGSPKELDSVAVTYSSFKSNFVKRLSAEIPVASSPITTRWQLSPARDPESSSSVEEGPPSHTPESLASGLKITPAADTLTLRSHNKNSPKTLSKGSSEVNNSTLRFCKTPLAGDRGWKENLATKGQRCLNQPFSTQKGAQQIDGKMHLCEESRCVRTGCRFGARDEFYLRRFSGVYHSTCQPEVKIHLTGLRNDYYLNTLDWSSQNLVAVALGTSVYIWNGQNHSWIENIDLSVCCHYVSSVTWMREGSCLAVGTSEGEVQLWDAITKKQLRNLHGHLSVVGALSWNHCTLSSGSRLGRVHHHDVRVAQHRVGTLYHKEAVCSLKWSPDGRLLSSGCNDGLLTIWPHDPGAGVQGLPLKVIPQSTAVKLAFSRTPLPVLLLGTLQAMEWCPWQSEVLAVGGGVKDGCLHVLDINTGKNIQTPSTQSQICSLIWLPKTKEIATGQGAPKNDVALWTCPTLFRSGGFFGSVSLCTYGCPETHGILPLKCWN, from the exons GAGTTGGACTCGGTCGCCGTGACATACTCCAGCTTCAAGAGCAACTTCGTGAAGAGGCTGTCTGCGGAGATTCCTGTGGCCAGCAGCCCCATCACCACCAGATGGCAGCTAAGCCCAGCCAGGGACCCGGAAAGCTCTTCCTCTGTGGAAGAGGGTCCTCCCTCCCACACCCCTGAATCTCTGGCATCTGGGCTGAAGATAACACCTGCAGCAGACACCCTAACTCTAC GATCCCACAACAAAAATTCACCCAAAACCCTCTCTAAAGGAAGTTCTGAAGTGAATAACTCCACTCTCCGTTTTTGCAAGACACCTCTTGCAGGGGACAGAGGCTGGAAGGAAAATCTTGCCACCAAAGGCCAg AGATGCCTAAACCAGCCATTTTCAACCCAGAAGGGAGCTCAGCAAATCGATGGGAAGATGCATCTCTGTGAGGAGTCCCGGTGTGTCAGGACAG GCTGTAGATTTGGAGCCAGAGATGAATTCTATCTTAGGAGATTCAGCGGTGTCTACCATTCCACATGCCAACCAGAGGTGAAGATTCATCTCACTGGTCTTCGAAATGACTACT ATCTCAATACCCTGGACTGGAGTTCTCAAAATCTCGTTGCTGTAGCCCTCGGAACCTCTGTATACATCTGGAATGGGCAAAACCACAGTTGGATTGAAAATATAGACTTAAGCGTCTGTTGTCATTATGTGTCGTCTGTGACCTGGATGAGAGAGGGATCATGCCTGGCTGTTGGCACCAGCGAGGGAGAAGTGCAG tTATGGGATGCAATCACTAAGAAGCAGCTGAGAAACCTGCATGGTCACTTGTCAGTCGTTGGAGCCCTGAGCTGGAACCACTGCACCCTCAGCAG TGGGTCCAGATTGGGGCGTGTCCACCACCATGATGTTCGGGTGGCCCAGCATCGTGTTGGAACACTTTACCACAAGGAGGCTGTGTGTTCTCTAAAATGGTCACCCGACGGCAGGCTTCTTTCCAGTGGGTGTAATGATGGATTACTGACAATATGGCCCCACGATCCTGGCGCTGGTGTGCAGGGCCTGCCACTGAAAGTCATACCCCAGTCCACGGCGGTTAAG cttgctttctccagGACTCCCCTGCCTGTGTTATTACTTGGAACTTTACAGGCCATGGAGTGGTGTCCCTGGCAATCTGAGGTCCTTGCCGTGGGAGGAGGCGTGAAGGACGGATGCCTGCATGTTTTGGATATAAATACTGGGAAGAACATCCAGACTCCAAGCACACAGTCACAG ATTTGTTCCCTCATCTGGCTACCTAAGACAAAGGAGATTGCGACCGGCCAAGGTGCACCCAAGAATGATGTGGCACTGTGGACCTGCCCCACGCTGTTCAGGTCCGGTGGGTTCTTCG gcagtgtttctctgtgtacctatGGCTGTCCCGAGACTCACGGaattctgcctcttaagtgctggaattaa
- the Cdc20b gene encoding cell division cycle protein 20 homolog B isoform X1 codes for MEWKLQRTARRKIRTEEEMLWENIMRVLANGMKQQRNQGSPKELDSVAVTYSSFKSNFVKRLSAEIPVASSPITTRWQLSPARDPESSSSVEEGPPSHTPESLASGLKITPAADTLTLRSHNKNSPKTLSKGSSEVNNSTLRFCKTPLAGDRGWKENLATKGQRCLNQPFSTQKGAQQIDGKMHLCEESRCVRTGCRFGARDEFYLRRFSGVYHSTCQPEVKIHLTGLRNDYYLNTLDWSSQNLVAVALGTSVYIWNGQNHSWIENIDLSVCCHYVSSVTWMREGSCLAVGTSEGEVQLWDAITKKQLRNLHGHLSVVGALSWNHCTLSSGSRLGRVHHHDVRVAQHRVGTLYHKEAVCSLKWSPDGRLLSSGCNDGLLTIWPHDPGAGVQGLPLKVIPQSTAVKLAFSRTPLPVLLLGTLQAMEWCPWQSEVLAVGGGVKDGCLHVLDINTGKNIQTPSTQSQICSLIWLPKTKEIATGQGAPKNDVALWTCPTLFRSGGFFEKQILTHPHLRTQSVSLCTYGCPETHGILPLKCWN; via the exons GAGTTGGACTCGGTCGCCGTGACATACTCCAGCTTCAAGAGCAACTTCGTGAAGAGGCTGTCTGCGGAGATTCCTGTGGCCAGCAGCCCCATCACCACCAGATGGCAGCTAAGCCCAGCCAGGGACCCGGAAAGCTCTTCCTCTGTGGAAGAGGGTCCTCCCTCCCACACCCCTGAATCTCTGGCATCTGGGCTGAAGATAACACCTGCAGCAGACACCCTAACTCTAC GATCCCACAACAAAAATTCACCCAAAACCCTCTCTAAAGGAAGTTCTGAAGTGAATAACTCCACTCTCCGTTTTTGCAAGACACCTCTTGCAGGGGACAGAGGCTGGAAGGAAAATCTTGCCACCAAAGGCCAg AGATGCCTAAACCAGCCATTTTCAACCCAGAAGGGAGCTCAGCAAATCGATGGGAAGATGCATCTCTGTGAGGAGTCCCGGTGTGTCAGGACAG GCTGTAGATTTGGAGCCAGAGATGAATTCTATCTTAGGAGATTCAGCGGTGTCTACCATTCCACATGCCAACCAGAGGTGAAGATTCATCTCACTGGTCTTCGAAATGACTACT ATCTCAATACCCTGGACTGGAGTTCTCAAAATCTCGTTGCTGTAGCCCTCGGAACCTCTGTATACATCTGGAATGGGCAAAACCACAGTTGGATTGAAAATATAGACTTAAGCGTCTGTTGTCATTATGTGTCGTCTGTGACCTGGATGAGAGAGGGATCATGCCTGGCTGTTGGCACCAGCGAGGGAGAAGTGCAG tTATGGGATGCAATCACTAAGAAGCAGCTGAGAAACCTGCATGGTCACTTGTCAGTCGTTGGAGCCCTGAGCTGGAACCACTGCACCCTCAGCAG TGGGTCCAGATTGGGGCGTGTCCACCACCATGATGTTCGGGTGGCCCAGCATCGTGTTGGAACACTTTACCACAAGGAGGCTGTGTGTTCTCTAAAATGGTCACCCGACGGCAGGCTTCTTTCCAGTGGGTGTAATGATGGATTACTGACAATATGGCCCCACGATCCTGGCGCTGGTGTGCAGGGCCTGCCACTGAAAGTCATACCCCAGTCCACGGCGGTTAAG cttgctttctccagGACTCCCCTGCCTGTGTTATTACTTGGAACTTTACAGGCCATGGAGTGGTGTCCCTGGCAATCTGAGGTCCTTGCCGTGGGAGGAGGCGTGAAGGACGGATGCCTGCATGTTTTGGATATAAATACTGGGAAGAACATCCAGACTCCAAGCACACAGTCACAG ATTTGTTCCCTCATCTGGCTACCTAAGACAAAGGAGATTGCGACCGGCCAAGGTGCACCCAAGAATGATGTGGCACTGTGGACCTGCCCCACGCTGTTCAGGTCCGGTGGGTTCTTCG aaaaacaaatcctCACACACCCCCATCTCAGAACACAGAG tgtttctctgtgtacctatGGCTGTCCCGAGACTCACGGaattctgcctcttaagtgctggaattaa
- the Cdc20b gene encoding cell division cycle protein 20 homolog B isoform X5, with amino-acid sequence MEWKLQRTARRKIRTEEEMLWENIMRVLANGMKQQRNQGSPKELDSVAVTYSSFKSNFVKRLSAEIPVASSPITTRWQLSPARDPESSSSVEEGPPSHTPESLASGLKITPAADTLTLRSHNKNSPKTLSKGSSEVNNSTLRFCKTPLAGDRGWKENLATKGQRCLNQPFSTQKGAQQIDGKMHLCEESRCVRTGCRFGARDEFYLRRFSGVYHSTCQPEVKIHLTGLRNDYYLNTLDWSSQNLVAVALGTSVYIWNGQNHSWIENIDLSVCCHYVSSVTWMREGSCLAVGTSEGEVQLWDAITKKQLRNLHGHLSVVGALSWNHCTLSSGSRLGRVHHHDVRVAQHRVGTLYHKEAVCSLKWSPDGRLLSSGCNDGLLTIWPHDPGAGVQGLPLKVIPQSTAVKAMEWCPWQSEVLAVGGGVKDGCLHVLDINTGKNIQTPSTQSQICSLIWLPKTKEIATGQGAPKNDVALWTCPTLFRSGGFFEKQILTHPHLRTQSVSLCTYGCPETHGILPLKCWN; translated from the exons GAGTTGGACTCGGTCGCCGTGACATACTCCAGCTTCAAGAGCAACTTCGTGAAGAGGCTGTCTGCGGAGATTCCTGTGGCCAGCAGCCCCATCACCACCAGATGGCAGCTAAGCCCAGCCAGGGACCCGGAAAGCTCTTCCTCTGTGGAAGAGGGTCCTCCCTCCCACACCCCTGAATCTCTGGCATCTGGGCTGAAGATAACACCTGCAGCAGACACCCTAACTCTAC GATCCCACAACAAAAATTCACCCAAAACCCTCTCTAAAGGAAGTTCTGAAGTGAATAACTCCACTCTCCGTTTTTGCAAGACACCTCTTGCAGGGGACAGAGGCTGGAAGGAAAATCTTGCCACCAAAGGCCAg AGATGCCTAAACCAGCCATTTTCAACCCAGAAGGGAGCTCAGCAAATCGATGGGAAGATGCATCTCTGTGAGGAGTCCCGGTGTGTCAGGACAG GCTGTAGATTTGGAGCCAGAGATGAATTCTATCTTAGGAGATTCAGCGGTGTCTACCATTCCACATGCCAACCAGAGGTGAAGATTCATCTCACTGGTCTTCGAAATGACTACT ATCTCAATACCCTGGACTGGAGTTCTCAAAATCTCGTTGCTGTAGCCCTCGGAACCTCTGTATACATCTGGAATGGGCAAAACCACAGTTGGATTGAAAATATAGACTTAAGCGTCTGTTGTCATTATGTGTCGTCTGTGACCTGGATGAGAGAGGGATCATGCCTGGCTGTTGGCACCAGCGAGGGAGAAGTGCAG tTATGGGATGCAATCACTAAGAAGCAGCTGAGAAACCTGCATGGTCACTTGTCAGTCGTTGGAGCCCTGAGCTGGAACCACTGCACCCTCAGCAG TGGGTCCAGATTGGGGCGTGTCCACCACCATGATGTTCGGGTGGCCCAGCATCGTGTTGGAACACTTTACCACAAGGAGGCTGTGTGTTCTCTAAAATGGTCACCCGACGGCAGGCTTCTTTCCAGTGGGTGTAATGATGGATTACTGACAATATGGCCCCACGATCCTGGCGCTGGTGTGCAGGGCCTGCCACTGAAAGTCATACCCCAGTCCACGGCGGTTAAG GCCATGGAGTGGTGTCCCTGGCAATCTGAGGTCCTTGCCGTGGGAGGAGGCGTGAAGGACGGATGCCTGCATGTTTTGGATATAAATACTGGGAAGAACATCCAGACTCCAAGCACACAGTCACAG ATTTGTTCCCTCATCTGGCTACCTAAGACAAAGGAGATTGCGACCGGCCAAGGTGCACCCAAGAATGATGTGGCACTGTGGACCTGCCCCACGCTGTTCAGGTCCGGTGGGTTCTTCG aaaaacaaatcctCACACACCCCCATCTCAGAACACAGAG tgtttctctgtgtacctatGGCTGTCCCGAGACTCACGGaattctgcctcttaagtgctggaattaa
- the Cdc20b gene encoding cell division cycle protein 20 homolog B isoform X2, whose translation MEWKLQRTARRKIRTEEEMLWENIMRVLANGMKQQRNQGSPKELDSVAVTYSSFKSNFVKRLSAEIPVASSPITTRWQLSPARDPESSSSVEEGPPSHTPESLASGLKITPAADTLTLRSHNKNSPKTLSKGSSEVNNSTLRFCKTPLAGDRGWKENLATKGQRCLNQPFSTQKGAQQIDGKMHLCEESRCVRTGCRFGARDEFYLRRFSGVYHSTCQPEVKIHLTGLRNDYYLNTLDWSSQNLVAVALGTSVYIWNGQNHSWIENIDLSVCCHYVSSVTWMREGSCLAVGTSEGEVQLWDAITKKQLRNLHGHLSVVGALSWNHCTLSSGSRLGRVHHHDVRVAQHRVGTLYHKEAVCSLKWSPDGRLLSSGCNDGLLTIWPHDPGAGVQGLPLKVIPQSTAVKLAFSRTPLPVLLLGTLQAMEWCPWQSEVLAVGGGVKDGCLHVLDINTGKNIQTPSTQSQICSLIWLPKTKEIATGQGAPKNDVALWTCPTLFRSGGFFGLLQALVAATGSGLFWVNCAHMSAFHSPSAFWLL comes from the exons GAGTTGGACTCGGTCGCCGTGACATACTCCAGCTTCAAGAGCAACTTCGTGAAGAGGCTGTCTGCGGAGATTCCTGTGGCCAGCAGCCCCATCACCACCAGATGGCAGCTAAGCCCAGCCAGGGACCCGGAAAGCTCTTCCTCTGTGGAAGAGGGTCCTCCCTCCCACACCCCTGAATCTCTGGCATCTGGGCTGAAGATAACACCTGCAGCAGACACCCTAACTCTAC GATCCCACAACAAAAATTCACCCAAAACCCTCTCTAAAGGAAGTTCTGAAGTGAATAACTCCACTCTCCGTTTTTGCAAGACACCTCTTGCAGGGGACAGAGGCTGGAAGGAAAATCTTGCCACCAAAGGCCAg AGATGCCTAAACCAGCCATTTTCAACCCAGAAGGGAGCTCAGCAAATCGATGGGAAGATGCATCTCTGTGAGGAGTCCCGGTGTGTCAGGACAG GCTGTAGATTTGGAGCCAGAGATGAATTCTATCTTAGGAGATTCAGCGGTGTCTACCATTCCACATGCCAACCAGAGGTGAAGATTCATCTCACTGGTCTTCGAAATGACTACT ATCTCAATACCCTGGACTGGAGTTCTCAAAATCTCGTTGCTGTAGCCCTCGGAACCTCTGTATACATCTGGAATGGGCAAAACCACAGTTGGATTGAAAATATAGACTTAAGCGTCTGTTGTCATTATGTGTCGTCTGTGACCTGGATGAGAGAGGGATCATGCCTGGCTGTTGGCACCAGCGAGGGAGAAGTGCAG tTATGGGATGCAATCACTAAGAAGCAGCTGAGAAACCTGCATGGTCACTTGTCAGTCGTTGGAGCCCTGAGCTGGAACCACTGCACCCTCAGCAG TGGGTCCAGATTGGGGCGTGTCCACCACCATGATGTTCGGGTGGCCCAGCATCGTGTTGGAACACTTTACCACAAGGAGGCTGTGTGTTCTCTAAAATGGTCACCCGACGGCAGGCTTCTTTCCAGTGGGTGTAATGATGGATTACTGACAATATGGCCCCACGATCCTGGCGCTGGTGTGCAGGGCCTGCCACTGAAAGTCATACCCCAGTCCACGGCGGTTAAG cttgctttctccagGACTCCCCTGCCTGTGTTATTACTTGGAACTTTACAGGCCATGGAGTGGTGTCCCTGGCAATCTGAGGTCCTTGCCGTGGGAGGAGGCGTGAAGGACGGATGCCTGCATGTTTTGGATATAAATACTGGGAAGAACATCCAGACTCCAAGCACACAGTCACAG ATTTGTTCCCTCATCTGGCTACCTAAGACAAAGGAGATTGCGACCGGCCAAGGTGCACCCAAGAATGATGTGGCACTGTGGACCTGCCCCACGCTGTTCAGGTCCGGTGGGTTCTTCG GCTTGTTGCAAGCTCTCGTGGCTGCTACGGGGTCTGGACTATTTTGGGTGAACTGTGCTCACATGTCAGCATTTCACAGCCCTTCTGCCTTCTGGCTCTTATGA